In Gadus chalcogrammus isolate NIFS_2021 chromosome 1, NIFS_Gcha_1.0, whole genome shotgun sequence, one DNA window encodes the following:
- the kdm5c gene encoding lysine-specific demethylase 5C isoform X2 yields MEGEDFVPPPECPVFEPSWEEFQDPLGYIAKIRPIAEKSGICKIRPPADWQPPFSVELDTFRFTPRIQRLNELEAETRVKLNYLDRIAKFWEIQGSSLKIPNIERRILDLFSLSKIVTDEGGFDLVCKERRWARVAQRLGYPPGKNIGSLLRSHYERIVYPFEMFHSGASLTNCKPKHYDGEEVDREYKPHSIPLRQSVQPSKMNSYGRRANRCQPDPEPTEEDIEKNPELKKLQIYGAGPKMMGLGLMARDKSIRKKEELPQTVTVKDKVSTAAAPADPAATTLKKEAGENLSSPSLPPAGVKLEVKKEESNVKDVKEDENDEEDDDDDGGPKEGPCTKMTMRLRRNINNPQFVDSFVCRMCGRGDDDEKLLLCDGCEDNYHTFCLLPPLTEPPKGNWRCPKCVAEECKRPNEAFGFEQATREYSLQSFGEMADAFKADYFNMPVHMVPTELVEREFWRLVSSIEEDVTVEYGADIHSKEFGSGFPMNTGLRLLSSEEEEYSRSGWNLNVMPVLEQSVLCHINADISGMKVPWLYVGMVFSAFCWHIEDHWSYSINYLHWGEPKTWYGVPSVAAERLEEVMKKLTPELFDSQPDLLHQLVTIMNPNILMAHGVPVVRTNQCAGEFVITFPRAYHSGFNQGYNFAEAVNFCTADWLPAGRSCIEHYRRLRRYCVFSHEELTCKMAACPERLDLNLAAATHREMFIIVQEERKLRKGLMERGITEAEREAFELLPDDERQCDMCKTTCFLSALACSNCPERVVCLYHTQDLCNCPTDKLYLRYRYTLDELLAMLHRLKVRSESFDSWANRVKEALEHEEGNKIAIADLELLKTEASEKKFPDNELLYKLNTVLKDVQQCQLSSTELLSYSKTSGAKITLAVLKSLVETMQNLPCVLTQMEEVQAILQSVKEFQGQAKALISDRDWRRDSPAPDQLQALLDRGAGLPVLVPECDLLKGQQAQGSWLSEVRRTLGAEAGDRGEVTLAMLRSLMEAGCGVSQSVSVETAMAELQELLTIAERWEEKAQICLEQRQKHPLSTLEAIVNEAQLIPVKLPNILSLQGCLSRARAWVTDLEEIQNGEHYPCLDDLEGLVAIGRDLPVCMEELRQLEVQVASAHSWKDKATKTFLKKSSQHSLLEVLCPCAKRREKVEETAPLDDPSDASDSNTLGLSAQDLRDPGAIVMAFKEGEHQEKEALLRLQRANMSKDGLDATAQREDKENGRSEDGMELDAPCQPQNSVKENGGPHGPPAVCACGGPPRAPQLRCQLCKDWFHGGCVPFPSVVPPSSSTHASNPLCWWDWDSRFLCPRCQRSRRPRLETILALLMALQKLPVRLPEGEALQCLTERAINWQGRAKEALETPEVQRALKKLQELKESLHCNEETTKEAEEEEAKTEPKGNAVIVLSDSEGGEDGVIDLTDSPKKKTEVNGAKAECANGLGKKSSLTGVASLLPLLPSLPGQVVSLSPATRARLEELELEGDLLEVSLDQSHNIHRVLHAHGAPPREKLHTLIQIELQEQRGAGRGRAKDSRRKRKGHRSGSGPDEGPKSLDASESKKTRPLGHSPSPRLPIQPRTEVL; encoded by the exons ATGGAAGGGGAAGACTTTGTGCCTCCTCCGGAGTGCCCAGTGTTTGAGCCATCATGGGAAGAGTTTCAGGACCCTCTTGGTTACATTGCCAAGATCCGTCCAATTGCAGAAAAGTCGGGAATTTGCAAGATCCGGCCCCCAGCG GACTGGCAACCGCCCTTCTCAGTGGAGCTGGATACTTTCCGCTTCACTCCCCGTATCCAGAGGCTTAATGAGCTTGAG GCGGAAACCCGGGTGAAGTTAAACTACTTGGACCGCATTGCCAAGTTTTGGGAAATCCAGGGATCCTCCTTGAAAATCCCAAACATCGAAAGGCGCATCCTTGACCTTTTCAGCTTGTCAAAG ATCGTAACAGACGAAGGGGGCTTTGACCTGGTGTGTAAGGAGCGCCGCTGGGCCCGTGTGGCCCAGAGGCTGGGCTACCCTCCCGGGAAGAACATAGGCTCCCTCTTACGCTCGCACTATGAGAGGATCGTCTACCCCTTTGAAATGTTCCACTCCGGTGCCAGTCTGACG AACTGCAAGCCAAAGCATTATGACGGCGAGGAGGTGGACAGAGAGTACAAGCCACACTCCATCCCCCTGCGCCAGTCTGTCCAGCCCTCCAAGATGAACAGCTACGGACGAAGGGCTAACCGCTGCCAGCCAGAT CCTGAACCCACAGAGGAGGACATAGAGAAGAACCCAGAGCTGAAGAAGCTGCAGATCTATGGGGCAGGGCCTAAGATGATGGGCCTGGGTCTGATGGCCAGAGACAAGAGCATCCGGAAGAAAG AAGAGCTGCCACAGACGGTCACGGTCAAGGACAAGGTGTCCACAGCAGCAGCTCCCGCGGACCCAGCGGCCACCACTCTGAAGAAGGAGGCGGGCGAGAACCTGTCCAGCCCCtcgctgccccctgctggtgtcAAGCTTgaggtgaagaaggaggagtCGAATGTCAAGGACGTTAAAGAAGATGAGAATGACgaagaggacgacgacgacgacgggggGCCAAAAGAAGGCCCCTGTACCAAGATGACCATGAGGCTAAGGCGCAACATCAACAACCCACAGTTT GTGGACTCCTTTGTGTGTCGGATGTGTGGCCGCGGGGATGACGACGAGAAGCTCTTGCTGTGCGACGGCTGTGAGGACAACTACCACACCTTCTGTCTGCTGCCCCCACTCACAGAACCCCCCAAAGGCAACTGGCGATGTCCCAAATGTGTTGCAGAG GAGTGCAAGAGGCCGAATGAAGCCTTTGGCTTTGAACAGGCCACACGAGAATACAGCCTGCAGAGTTTTGGGGAGATGGCAGATGCCTTCAAAGCGGATTACTTCAACATGCCTGTGCAT ATGGTTCCCACTGAGCTGGTGGAGAGAGAGTTCTGGAGGCTGGTGAGCAGTATCGAGGAGGATGTGACTGTGGAGTACGGCGCAGACATTCACTCCAAGGAGTTTGGCAGTGGCTTCCCCATGAACACCGGGCTGCGCCTCCTCTCCAGCGAGGAAGAG GAGTATTCCCGTTCTGGCTGGAACCTGAACGTGATGCCTGTGCTGGAGCAGTCGGTGCTGTGCCATATCAACGCCGACATCTCCGGGATGAAGGTGCCCTGGCTCTACGTGGGCATGGTGTTCTCTGCTTTCTGCTGGCACATCGAGGACCACTGGAGCTACTCCATCAACTACCTGCACTG GGGGGAACCCAAGACCTGGTACGGCGTGCCCTCTGTGGCGGCGGAGCGGCTCGAGGAGGTGATGAAGAAGCTGACGCCGGAGCTGTTCGACTCCCAGCCTGACCTGCTGCACCAGCTGGTCACCATCATGAACCCCAACATCCTCATGGCCCACGGGGTCCCG GTGGTGCGCACCAACCAGTGTGCCGGGGAGTTTGTCATCACTTTCCCCAGAGCCTACCACAGTGGCTTCAACCAAGGATACAACTTTGCTGAAGCTGTCAATTTCTGCACTGCAGACTGG CTGCCAGCCGGGCGCTCCTGCATCGAGCACTACCGACGCCTACGGAGGTACTGCGTGTTCTCCCACGAGGAGCTCACCTGTAAAATGGCAGCCTGCCCAGAGAGGCTAGACCTCAACCTGGCAGCTGCCACCCACCGGGAGATGTTCATCATCGTCCAGGAGGAAAGAAAGCTCCGCAAGGGGCTGATGGAAAGG GGCATCAccgaggcggagagagaggcgTTTGAACTGCTCCCTGACGACGAGAGACAGTGTGACATGTGCAAGACGACTTGCTTCCTCTCTGCCCTGGCCTGCTCCAACTGTCCAGAACGTGTGGTCTGTCTCTATCACACTCAGGACCTATGTAACTGCCCTACAGACAAGCTCTACCTCAG GTACAGATACACGCTGGATGAGTTGCTGGCCATGTTGCACCGTCTTAAGGTCCGCTCTGAGTCATTTGATTCCTGGGCAAACCGAGTAAAGGAGGCACTTGAACATGAAGAGGGAAACAAGATAG CGATTGCCGACTTGGAGCTGCTGAAGACCGAGGCATCAGAGAAAAAGTTTCCAGACAACGAGCTCCTCTACAAACTAAACACTGTTCTCAAAGACGTCCAGCAATGCCAGCTGAGCAGCACTGAGCTCCTTAGCTACTCCAAGACCAG TGGAGCTAAGATTACACTGGCAGTGCTGAAGTCTTTGGTGGAGACCATGCAGAACCTGCCCTGTGTGTTGACCCAGATGGAAGAGGTGCAG GCCATCCTGCAGAGCGTCAAGGAGTTCCAGGGCCAGGCCAAGGCTCTGATCAGCGACCGGGACTGGAGGAGGGACTCCCCGGCCCCGGACCAGCTGCAGGCCCTGTTGGACCGGGGGGCCGGCCTGCCCGTGCTGGTCCCCGAGTGTGACCTGCTCAAGGGGCAGCAGGCGCAGGGCAGCTGGCTGAGCGAGGTGCGGCGGACCCTGGGCGCTGAGGCAGGGGACCGGGGAGAGGTCACCTTGGCCATGCTCCGCAGCCTGATGGAGGCCGGCTGCGGCGTGTCCCAGAGCGTCTCGGTGGAGACGGCCATGGCGGAGCTGCAGGAGCTGCTCACCATCGCAGAGCGCTGGGAGGAGAAGGCCCAGATCTGCCTGGAGCAGCG GCAAAAGCACCCTCTGTCCACCTTGGAGGCTATAGTGAACGAGGCTCAGCTCATCCCGGTCAAGCTGCCCAACATACTCTCTCTACAGGGCTGCCTGAGCAGGGCCCGCGCCTGGGTGACCGACCTAGAGGAGATCCAG AACGGGGAGCACTACCCGTGTCTGGACGACCTGGAGGGCCTGGTGGCCATCGGCAGGGACCTGCCCGTGTGCATGGAGGAGCTGCGGCAGCTGGAGGTGCAGGTGGCCAGCGCCCACTCCTGGAAGGACAAGGCCACCAAGACCTTCCTGAAGAAGAGCAGCCAGCACAGCCTGCTGGAG GTTCTGTGTCCGTGTgcgaagaggagggagaaggtggaggagacggCGCCGCTGGACGACCCGTCGGACGCCTCGGACTCCAACACGCTGGGCCTCTCTGCCCAGGACCTCAGGGACCCCGGGGCCATC GTGATGGCCTTCAAGGAGGGGGAGCaccaggagaaggaggccctcCTCCGGCTGCAGAGGGCCAACATGTCTAAAGACGGGCTGGACGCCACGGCCCAGCGGGAGGACAAGGAGAACGGGCGCTCGGAGGACGGCATGGAGCTGGACGCGCCCTGCCAGCCCCAGAACTCTGTCAAAGAGAACGGGGGCCCCCACGGCCCCCcggcggtgtgtgcgtgcggggggCCGCCGCGGGCCCCCCAGCTCCGCTGCCAGCTGTGTAAAGACTGGTTCCACGGCGGCTGCGTCCCCTTCCCCTCCGTCGTGCCCCCCTCCTCGTCCACACACGCGTCGAACCCGCTCTGCTGGTGGGACTGGGACTCGCGCTTTTTGTGCCCGCGGTGCCAGCGCTCGCGGCGCCCCCGCCTGGAGACCATCCTGGCCCTGCTGATGGCGCTGCAGAAGCTGCCGGTGCGGCTCCCCGAGGGGGAGGCGCTGCAGTGCCTCACCGAGAGGGCCATCAACTGGCAGGGCCGGGCCAAGGAGGCGCTGGAGACGCCCGAGGTCCAGCGGGCCCTCAAGAAGCTCCAGGAACTCAAAGAGAGTCTGCACTGCAACGAGGAGACGacgaaggaggcggaggaggaggaggccaagaCGGAGCCCAAAGGGAACGCTGTGATCGTGCTGTCCGAttcggaggggggggaggacggggtCATCGACCTCACGGACTCTCCCAAGAAGAAAACGGAGGTGAACGGCGCCAAG GCCGAATGTGCAAATGGACTCGGCAAGAAGTCCAGTCTTACAG GTGTGGCCTCTCTGCTGcccctgctcccctccctgCCAGGCCAGGTGGTGAGCCTCTCCCCGGCCACCAGGGcccggctggaggagctggagctggagggagACCTGCTGGAGGTCTCCCTGGACCAGAGCCACAACATCCACCGAGTCCTGCATGCCCACGGTGCTCCCCCCAGGGAGAAGCTGCACACACTCATCCAG ATTGAGCttcaggagcagagaggagcgggCCGGGGGCGGGCCAAGGActcgaggaggaagaggaagggccACCGGAGTGGCTCCGGGCCAGACGAAGGCCCCAAGTCCCTGGACGCCTCCGAGTCCAAGAAGACCCGCCCCCTCGgccacagcccctccccccgcttACCCATTCAGCCCCGTACAGAG GTTTTGTGA
- the kdm5c gene encoding lysine-specific demethylase 5C isoform X1 has protein sequence MEGEDFVPPPECPVFEPSWEEFQDPLGYIAKIRPIAEKSGICKIRPPADWQPPFSVELDTFRFTPRIQRLNELEAETRVKLNYLDRIAKFWEIQGSSLKIPNIERRILDLFSLSKIVTDEGGFDLVCKERRWARVAQRLGYPPGKNIGSLLRSHYERIVYPFEMFHSGASLTNCKPKHYDGEEVDREYKPHSIPLRQSVQPSKMNSYGRRANRCQPDGPEDLAPHPLSAGPPLSSAPEPTEEDIEKNPELKKLQIYGAGPKMMGLGLMARDKSIRKKEELPQTVTVKDKVSTAAAPADPAATTLKKEAGENLSSPSLPPAGVKLEVKKEESNVKDVKEDENDEEDDDDDGGPKEGPCTKMTMRLRRNINNPQFVDSFVCRMCGRGDDDEKLLLCDGCEDNYHTFCLLPPLTEPPKGNWRCPKCVAEECKRPNEAFGFEQATREYSLQSFGEMADAFKADYFNMPVHMVPTELVEREFWRLVSSIEEDVTVEYGADIHSKEFGSGFPMNTGLRLLSSEEEEYSRSGWNLNVMPVLEQSVLCHINADISGMKVPWLYVGMVFSAFCWHIEDHWSYSINYLHWGEPKTWYGVPSVAAERLEEVMKKLTPELFDSQPDLLHQLVTIMNPNILMAHGVPVVRTNQCAGEFVITFPRAYHSGFNQGYNFAEAVNFCTADWLPAGRSCIEHYRRLRRYCVFSHEELTCKMAACPERLDLNLAAATHREMFIIVQEERKLRKGLMERGITEAEREAFELLPDDERQCDMCKTTCFLSALACSNCPERVVCLYHTQDLCNCPTDKLYLRYRYTLDELLAMLHRLKVRSESFDSWANRVKEALEHEEGNKIAIADLELLKTEASEKKFPDNELLYKLNTVLKDVQQCQLSSTELLSYSKTSGAKITLAVLKSLVETMQNLPCVLTQMEEVQAILQSVKEFQGQAKALISDRDWRRDSPAPDQLQALLDRGAGLPVLVPECDLLKGQQAQGSWLSEVRRTLGAEAGDRGEVTLAMLRSLMEAGCGVSQSVSVETAMAELQELLTIAERWEEKAQICLEQRQKHPLSTLEAIVNEAQLIPVKLPNILSLQGCLSRARAWVTDLEEIQNGEHYPCLDDLEGLVAIGRDLPVCMEELRQLEVQVASAHSWKDKATKTFLKKSSQHSLLEVLCPCAKRREKVEETAPLDDPSDASDSNTLGLSAQDLRDPGAIVMAFKEGEHQEKEALLRLQRANMSKDGLDATAQREDKENGRSEDGMELDAPCQPQNSVKENGGPHGPPAVCACGGPPRAPQLRCQLCKDWFHGGCVPFPSVVPPSSSTHASNPLCWWDWDSRFLCPRCQRSRRPRLETILALLMALQKLPVRLPEGEALQCLTERAINWQGRAKEALETPEVQRALKKLQELKESLHCNEETTKEAEEEEAKTEPKGNAVIVLSDSEGGEDGVIDLTDSPKKKTEVNGAKAECANGLGKKSSLTGVASLLPLLPSLPGQVVSLSPATRARLEELELEGDLLEVSLDQSHNIHRVLHAHGAPPREKLHTLIQIELQEQRGAGRGRAKDSRRKRKGHRSGSGPDEGPKSLDASESKKTRPLGHSPSPRLPIQPRTEVL, from the exons ATGGAAGGGGAAGACTTTGTGCCTCCTCCGGAGTGCCCAGTGTTTGAGCCATCATGGGAAGAGTTTCAGGACCCTCTTGGTTACATTGCCAAGATCCGTCCAATTGCAGAAAAGTCGGGAATTTGCAAGATCCGGCCCCCAGCG GACTGGCAACCGCCCTTCTCAGTGGAGCTGGATACTTTCCGCTTCACTCCCCGTATCCAGAGGCTTAATGAGCTTGAG GCGGAAACCCGGGTGAAGTTAAACTACTTGGACCGCATTGCCAAGTTTTGGGAAATCCAGGGATCCTCCTTGAAAATCCCAAACATCGAAAGGCGCATCCTTGACCTTTTCAGCTTGTCAAAG ATCGTAACAGACGAAGGGGGCTTTGACCTGGTGTGTAAGGAGCGCCGCTGGGCCCGTGTGGCCCAGAGGCTGGGCTACCCTCCCGGGAAGAACATAGGCTCCCTCTTACGCTCGCACTATGAGAGGATCGTCTACCCCTTTGAAATGTTCCACTCCGGTGCCAGTCTGACG AACTGCAAGCCAAAGCATTATGACGGCGAGGAGGTGGACAGAGAGTACAAGCCACACTCCATCCCCCTGCGCCAGTCTGTCCAGCCCTCCAAGATGAACAGCTACGGACGAAGGGCTAACCGCTGCCAGCCAGAT GGTCCAGAGGATCTGgccccccatcctctctccgCTGGCCCTCCACTCAGCTCTGCG CCTGAACCCACAGAGGAGGACATAGAGAAGAACCCAGAGCTGAAGAAGCTGCAGATCTATGGGGCAGGGCCTAAGATGATGGGCCTGGGTCTGATGGCCAGAGACAAGAGCATCCGGAAGAAAG AAGAGCTGCCACAGACGGTCACGGTCAAGGACAAGGTGTCCACAGCAGCAGCTCCCGCGGACCCAGCGGCCACCACTCTGAAGAAGGAGGCGGGCGAGAACCTGTCCAGCCCCtcgctgccccctgctggtgtcAAGCTTgaggtgaagaaggaggagtCGAATGTCAAGGACGTTAAAGAAGATGAGAATGACgaagaggacgacgacgacgacgggggGCCAAAAGAAGGCCCCTGTACCAAGATGACCATGAGGCTAAGGCGCAACATCAACAACCCACAGTTT GTGGACTCCTTTGTGTGTCGGATGTGTGGCCGCGGGGATGACGACGAGAAGCTCTTGCTGTGCGACGGCTGTGAGGACAACTACCACACCTTCTGTCTGCTGCCCCCACTCACAGAACCCCCCAAAGGCAACTGGCGATGTCCCAAATGTGTTGCAGAG GAGTGCAAGAGGCCGAATGAAGCCTTTGGCTTTGAACAGGCCACACGAGAATACAGCCTGCAGAGTTTTGGGGAGATGGCAGATGCCTTCAAAGCGGATTACTTCAACATGCCTGTGCAT ATGGTTCCCACTGAGCTGGTGGAGAGAGAGTTCTGGAGGCTGGTGAGCAGTATCGAGGAGGATGTGACTGTGGAGTACGGCGCAGACATTCACTCCAAGGAGTTTGGCAGTGGCTTCCCCATGAACACCGGGCTGCGCCTCCTCTCCAGCGAGGAAGAG GAGTATTCCCGTTCTGGCTGGAACCTGAACGTGATGCCTGTGCTGGAGCAGTCGGTGCTGTGCCATATCAACGCCGACATCTCCGGGATGAAGGTGCCCTGGCTCTACGTGGGCATGGTGTTCTCTGCTTTCTGCTGGCACATCGAGGACCACTGGAGCTACTCCATCAACTACCTGCACTG GGGGGAACCCAAGACCTGGTACGGCGTGCCCTCTGTGGCGGCGGAGCGGCTCGAGGAGGTGATGAAGAAGCTGACGCCGGAGCTGTTCGACTCCCAGCCTGACCTGCTGCACCAGCTGGTCACCATCATGAACCCCAACATCCTCATGGCCCACGGGGTCCCG GTGGTGCGCACCAACCAGTGTGCCGGGGAGTTTGTCATCACTTTCCCCAGAGCCTACCACAGTGGCTTCAACCAAGGATACAACTTTGCTGAAGCTGTCAATTTCTGCACTGCAGACTGG CTGCCAGCCGGGCGCTCCTGCATCGAGCACTACCGACGCCTACGGAGGTACTGCGTGTTCTCCCACGAGGAGCTCACCTGTAAAATGGCAGCCTGCCCAGAGAGGCTAGACCTCAACCTGGCAGCTGCCACCCACCGGGAGATGTTCATCATCGTCCAGGAGGAAAGAAAGCTCCGCAAGGGGCTGATGGAAAGG GGCATCAccgaggcggagagagaggcgTTTGAACTGCTCCCTGACGACGAGAGACAGTGTGACATGTGCAAGACGACTTGCTTCCTCTCTGCCCTGGCCTGCTCCAACTGTCCAGAACGTGTGGTCTGTCTCTATCACACTCAGGACCTATGTAACTGCCCTACAGACAAGCTCTACCTCAG GTACAGATACACGCTGGATGAGTTGCTGGCCATGTTGCACCGTCTTAAGGTCCGCTCTGAGTCATTTGATTCCTGGGCAAACCGAGTAAAGGAGGCACTTGAACATGAAGAGGGAAACAAGATAG CGATTGCCGACTTGGAGCTGCTGAAGACCGAGGCATCAGAGAAAAAGTTTCCAGACAACGAGCTCCTCTACAAACTAAACACTGTTCTCAAAGACGTCCAGCAATGCCAGCTGAGCAGCACTGAGCTCCTTAGCTACTCCAAGACCAG TGGAGCTAAGATTACACTGGCAGTGCTGAAGTCTTTGGTGGAGACCATGCAGAACCTGCCCTGTGTGTTGACCCAGATGGAAGAGGTGCAG GCCATCCTGCAGAGCGTCAAGGAGTTCCAGGGCCAGGCCAAGGCTCTGATCAGCGACCGGGACTGGAGGAGGGACTCCCCGGCCCCGGACCAGCTGCAGGCCCTGTTGGACCGGGGGGCCGGCCTGCCCGTGCTGGTCCCCGAGTGTGACCTGCTCAAGGGGCAGCAGGCGCAGGGCAGCTGGCTGAGCGAGGTGCGGCGGACCCTGGGCGCTGAGGCAGGGGACCGGGGAGAGGTCACCTTGGCCATGCTCCGCAGCCTGATGGAGGCCGGCTGCGGCGTGTCCCAGAGCGTCTCGGTGGAGACGGCCATGGCGGAGCTGCAGGAGCTGCTCACCATCGCAGAGCGCTGGGAGGAGAAGGCCCAGATCTGCCTGGAGCAGCG GCAAAAGCACCCTCTGTCCACCTTGGAGGCTATAGTGAACGAGGCTCAGCTCATCCCGGTCAAGCTGCCCAACATACTCTCTCTACAGGGCTGCCTGAGCAGGGCCCGCGCCTGGGTGACCGACCTAGAGGAGATCCAG AACGGGGAGCACTACCCGTGTCTGGACGACCTGGAGGGCCTGGTGGCCATCGGCAGGGACCTGCCCGTGTGCATGGAGGAGCTGCGGCAGCTGGAGGTGCAGGTGGCCAGCGCCCACTCCTGGAAGGACAAGGCCACCAAGACCTTCCTGAAGAAGAGCAGCCAGCACAGCCTGCTGGAG GTTCTGTGTCCGTGTgcgaagaggagggagaaggtggaggagacggCGCCGCTGGACGACCCGTCGGACGCCTCGGACTCCAACACGCTGGGCCTCTCTGCCCAGGACCTCAGGGACCCCGGGGCCATC GTGATGGCCTTCAAGGAGGGGGAGCaccaggagaaggaggccctcCTCCGGCTGCAGAGGGCCAACATGTCTAAAGACGGGCTGGACGCCACGGCCCAGCGGGAGGACAAGGAGAACGGGCGCTCGGAGGACGGCATGGAGCTGGACGCGCCCTGCCAGCCCCAGAACTCTGTCAAAGAGAACGGGGGCCCCCACGGCCCCCcggcggtgtgtgcgtgcggggggCCGCCGCGGGCCCCCCAGCTCCGCTGCCAGCTGTGTAAAGACTGGTTCCACGGCGGCTGCGTCCCCTTCCCCTCCGTCGTGCCCCCCTCCTCGTCCACACACGCGTCGAACCCGCTCTGCTGGTGGGACTGGGACTCGCGCTTTTTGTGCCCGCGGTGCCAGCGCTCGCGGCGCCCCCGCCTGGAGACCATCCTGGCCCTGCTGATGGCGCTGCAGAAGCTGCCGGTGCGGCTCCCCGAGGGGGAGGCGCTGCAGTGCCTCACCGAGAGGGCCATCAACTGGCAGGGCCGGGCCAAGGAGGCGCTGGAGACGCCCGAGGTCCAGCGGGCCCTCAAGAAGCTCCAGGAACTCAAAGAGAGTCTGCACTGCAACGAGGAGACGacgaaggaggcggaggaggaggaggccaagaCGGAGCCCAAAGGGAACGCTGTGATCGTGCTGTCCGAttcggaggggggggaggacggggtCATCGACCTCACGGACTCTCCCAAGAAGAAAACGGAGGTGAACGGCGCCAAG GCCGAATGTGCAAATGGACTCGGCAAGAAGTCCAGTCTTACAG GTGTGGCCTCTCTGCTGcccctgctcccctccctgCCAGGCCAGGTGGTGAGCCTCTCCCCGGCCACCAGGGcccggctggaggagctggagctggagggagACCTGCTGGAGGTCTCCCTGGACCAGAGCCACAACATCCACCGAGTCCTGCATGCCCACGGTGCTCCCCCCAGGGAGAAGCTGCACACACTCATCCAG ATTGAGCttcaggagcagagaggagcgggCCGGGGGCGGGCCAAGGActcgaggaggaagaggaagggccACCGGAGTGGCTCCGGGCCAGACGAAGGCCCCAAGTCCCTGGACGCCTCCGAGTCCAAGAAGACCCGCCCCCTCGgccacagcccctccccccgcttACCCATTCAGCCCCGTACAGAG GTTTTGTGA